taattggaacGCACGTAACCgaatgataattttacaatcGACGTTTACGCGTGAACGGATGCGACCGTTTCTAGGGCGATATAGTACATACACTGCAAATGCTTGTGAGGCACGCGAAGCCcttaatacagtttttttagaGGCttcttcaattaattaaaaactatatatataatatatatatattattgctcCATTGGTGCAGCATCTGCGTTTGTCATGCGTTAATTAGATTGAAGGTTAAAATGGAgggttttctttatttttcataaacgtAGCTTTTATCCATTTGCACATCAAATGAAACAGCGTACATTTGTCTATTGGTTAAGACAcaagtagaatatttttaaaatataatcgtttGTAGAGAACCTTTTatctatagttaaaatattataaaggtataggtattgttataatatctacaCTGTGCCAGAGCATGTTTCACACCACGTAGACCAATAAATAACCATGACGTGCATTAAgtaataactacaaaataatatacattggtaatatatattgcatatagtataaacattaaacacatttattttataactatattatgatattatgaagtTTTGGTATTAGTACATCATcacgtatacataaataatataaagttaattttaaaagtgtataaagaatattatacaatagtatacagattgattattttaacagtgaaaatatgattatattataatatatattaaaaatactacagttttcgaaaatattttttttgagaattcaaatatatataaaatctgTAATGTCTTCAAACGAGCAGTTATataatgagttaaaaatatttcaaaaaaagagAGTGGATTAGTGGGTTAACATTTTTCGGATATACTTGTATCACtcataaaaatctttaatacttataagttataatcattattcattaactacacattcaaaataatttatttatctatcaaaattctgataaatatattctgtGCTTATACTGCAtatagaatacaatttaaaacaattgcaCTACCTATCCGACACTTCCAATATGGCGTATTACAAGTACATTTCATTAgctatttattcaataaaatataaaaaactgtcGTGTTATTTAggttaaataaatacgttgttgagtaatttaaaataaaaatggaaatgcattaaatacaataaataaagtcATTTGGACATCAATTGTGGGTATTAAACACGCAcgacataataggtataatataggcTTTTATAAGTCTCTAGagaatttaagataatacagttgtgtcataactcataatatcatatggcttaaaattaaataataataaaaaaaattaatcaatataggtacataatatagtatatagcatattacaaattttcaatattttcaaatgaacCGTGTTGacgtataaaaaagtataagtacaCATTAACTCGGTTTCACTTTAGTTTCGATATTTTTGGTTAAGGCACATGACGTTTAATGTGACAATCACtttacattcataataatgGGTTTCAAaagtatacacaaatatataataacaaatacaagcttaagaaataatttttggacAGATGATAAATACTCatcgtaagtatatatatacgagtataatatatatttcgattttttttattaaatatctaggtgaaggatattatatacaaacaaatgttttttataaataaaaggctttacttaaataaataacaaaaacagtACAATAAGTAGTTTATTTACCTACAATAGTATCATATGAAGAATAATATGAAAGTAAGAGATTTGATGATGATGATTTCGTTTATTAGATGATCAGATACACTCTATTTTGGTTAATCATCTTGGTGATTTTCCAGAAAGTGTGCTTGAGGCAAGTTATGAAATGAGTTAGTCGggatttgaattatatttttcttaggaGTAGGtgtttatagaaaaatcaaaacagcTAAGGTTTAATGAGTTATTAGGTaccgttattacttattagcccttataagtcattattattattagcagaatataactacaataactaaaatatatatatattatatacaatataatatatcagtggTCTTTAACTTTTTTGACTCGTGATCCCACTTTTTTACCATACGATTTTCTCGACCCATGAAAATTTTGTAAGCcacgaaaaacaaaaaaaaggtaaaattttCTTATGCCTTATGTCATTGTAGAAGGGCTCTTATCTTATTTTCTATACTGCaccatattataggtaacatTAATATGCAAGAATATATTTAGTGTATGTacagtcatataatattaataaaatattatttgagtttaatattattgattaggtattattctatgttattaaaatgtacttatcgAGAcccattttcaaaatttactcGAACCAAAATTGGGTTACGACTTACCGATTGAAGACTACTGCTAAATAGATGATATTTTCAaggttaaaatactttttatttttgagaaaattGTTACCAACTCAAACAATTTTCTCTACATTCATCTACATTAGATAATAACATAGCTAATaagattcataaaattgttacaaTCTGAATTTTCCGATTTTGTActgattatgatttataagttatatcattTAGCTTTTTTGTGAAGGTTGTAAGTTGGTTTATTCTGTATATCTTTTtgcaatttatgtatatattattagtaaaattgaaGATACTTCATACGTTGAATCAacatagttttattgttttaattttttataagatataactgtttaaactgaatataaatagttaataagttaataattgtatacgttACATGTTTGTGCATCGGTTATTTagccatttattttaatgaaatatattataccttaaaataaaatcaaaatattatgtacataaaataaatgtgttaattgAATCTCTGTAATCTCGATATGGATTTATGATTAGGCATGTGGgcgaaattaaatgtaataagcataacattaataatttcgtGTTATTAACAGGCTTTATTGGATAAGCGTATTAATTGGATCTGGTGCGTTATGTGTATTTTTGTCGTACGATATAGTCTTGAAATGGTACGATTCTCCAGTGAATAGATTTAGTATTAACGAACCACGGCACATATCTGAAAATCCATTTCCTGCAATAACAATTTGTCACAATGATCCCATTAGTTCAAACACAATGAACTTAGCCTCTGTACTGAATTGGGAGCGACAAAATAAAACCGACGAAGAGTAAGTATTtgcagtacctatactttaattttaaaatatatagtacctaattatattcttgtatgaattagtaaaatattaatttataagcaaaatCCAAATTTTAGAGAAGTCAGAGACTTaatctatacaaaataaatctcaataatatgatgaaaatatttttttcaaaatatttatgatttatacataattataatacattagtatAGAAAGAATATTTGAAagcatttaactaaaaaaaaaaagtatataggtGAAAggaaactaattaataatggcactctggaaatattttatactgtttacaaaaataagtgACATTATATTGGCCTAAGGTGCTCTTggctaatttattttcagtattcTAGTGGcatttcataaaatagttGAGTAAATACGAGCATGTTTATGATGTAAGAGTTTGAAGTAAAATCTATTGTAATAGTGATGGCCAATAGGTTAGTTTTTTTGAGTGTGGTCATATTATGTAGATCATTGTGTAGAAGGTTAGACAACTATATGGGCGTCCATCAGTATTCTCTCGAAAATTAGCTACAATTTGGATGTTATACAATCAAATGGGAGCTatcatagttttataaatgataattttatttttgagactAAGTTTGAATTGTAAAATTGGGAGGAGAAAGGGAAGGCGTAAATTAAGTTTAGGTACATGTATTGTTTCTTGATGACATTTAATAACGCATAAACATGggtattacctacataaatagtaataaacaaaatgatcTCcactggtatttttttttaaaattttattttatcattcgaatttgacatattaataatgtagaaCGTCTAACATGATGTAAATGCCCATCTATTAGGTATTCAGCATTTTAGAGTTATAATTtcgaatgtaatatatttaattacaaacattaatattattaatgattatattaattgttaaaagtgaatattgtattgataaattattttagaaaatgtaattttttatagatggcAGACACTGAACGTAGTATATGAAATGTGTCAATggaaacataacatttttaaactagaaaatataaatcccAACATCGTCTATAAAGTAGTGAAAGTATGTTAAATTCTGAattaatcaaatcaaattattatcaaacataataagtaataatctatatttatactaaagcataatgtttaatatgtgCGTAATGTGTATGATTTTATACCtatgatttaaattgaatattttaaaacaaagtttgtttggaacactattttttttttttttttttattattttatattaaagacaCATTCTAATTCTTATAAAGAAGTAAACTATTAGGTACCCACCCAGTACccatttaagacatattttaaatttattagatcgatcaagtaataaataattgacaggtacttataattatttaattaaatgtacctacttacttttagttttatacaaatgtcaaatgccaatatatattataaatatatatatagataagaaTTAGATATTGATGAAGTTTGCAAATGGatgattttattgtgtttacctaatacttattttaaatattatatcattaatatacatgtaatgaTGGATaatctcaaaaatatatttcacttaCAGGAACTTTCAACCAAATGCGAAGatactataaaacaaattcgATGGAAAGATAAAATCATTGATCATCCTTGCGAAATCATGCagcctatatttttattaactaatttatgttTCAGTTTTAATGCTCTACCATACCATGATATGTATAGACACATTCCATACAAATTGTAAGTTTATTAAGAacttatactttaatactttaaagcaatcagataaacattttttaatataccatgttccaaaaatgaatatatggtttcaaaaatcatatttactgtaatatttgactaattaattaattaattactagttAGGATAAGTTATGTAAGTTAATAATTGCACTAAGATTTTGTTACaatgtttacaaatattcaatatgaCTAACGAAGGGAACCTCTCTTTCTTGCACTGTTGATGTTGGTATGTCGATACTCTAGcgatattcaattaataaaccTGTCCAAGACACCGAAAGTAATCAAGTTAATGAAATTCATGATGCTAGTTTACAGCTCATAGTTCATAAAGATCTCTCGAAGTGgaatacataaacattatcttttttatatccctaaagaaaaaaatttcagcTAAGGGAAAATTGCCTTCTGTTAATTGGTcagcattttattaatatatgtatctgAAATTCACACACTTAtaatttcaacttcaaaaaggttaaaagaaaaataccacACACTTAATCGGTTCATTACGTAGCAAAATACCTTACACTTTAGTGAGTAAAAGCCAcacactatttttaatttacataccagttgtaaaatgacaaaataaataatacttgggtggtacaataattatgtataaaatcagCGAGCACTGTAATTTTTAGATGTTGTTGATCGGTATTCCTAtaggtttttgatatttataatttatataatttatacatgtatatatgttttttgtgatttttagtatttttatttaagaatttaaaaatttctacATCAACTTATCAACtcaagctaaaaaaaaaaaaaaattgaaataatccCTTTTTTTGTTCACAATAAACTACGGGTTCAAGCTTTAGTATACTgaaattgcataaataatgtattacaatgttttaaatggATATATGTCAATTGATTGGAAACAATTAATACCAAACAACTAATTCGTTTgacatattcaaataaaagcaatgctatataaatttaaaaaaaataccaagaaCGCGAAGAAAGAGTtaaggaattaaaaaaatttgttctaATTATAATGGTTTGAATATTCTTCATTATCTAGATGAAATagcctataatttaatatataattaaacgtattttataatatttttttttagcaattttAGTTGATTATcattctttaatttatattagttatttatttatacatttttattcaacatattttttttaatgtattttaatggatagtataatttttagttttgcgaacaatttttattcgaTCAATAGTCATTtgcaaaaaattgtttttcgatCAATTGACAGGATACCGTTTTGAAAAGGTTACCTAAATAGGTACTCAAAAAGCTCTATAGCCAAGGATAACATAAAGATAtctttactaatataatataacgcttATATctcacattatttaatttacataatttttttttttttttattgtacattttgtttatccgatttttgaaaaaatatttaaatttatgtatttatatttacaataaatgtaaGGTGTAGAACTATGaactttaaatttcaaacaaaactataaaacaattatttatattgataattgttCATAACAgagtatagaaataatatatagaaataactaattatattttaaacttgtataaaaatatatttcatggtacctaatatttgggtcatgaatattttaatattacaatatttaggtcgtgaatatatttaatatttataaatatatcatttattttatcatttaaatacctacctatatccatactataatacgattagtgttatgtattatgcaatgtttgatgtattataaatgttttttatttggtttgttgctaattagaattattttattttattagacagGATACACTTCAAACAGGTAAAAAATGGTCAAATTTAAAGAGTAACTGGAATTTGGATGATGGTTAcagagataataatttaacatcaaATATACCATGGAATATGAAATCGACAACATATTGGAATACTGTTGAAATTATATTGGCTCAAAAAGATGCATTTTATGGTTGCTCGAGTAAACAAGGTTTTAcagttaagtataatatactaatttttagctcaaaatgtttgtattagagttatacaattatatgtatatgtgcaTATGTTAACTAGTTCAAGTATACAGTTATACATTGTGTATAAGTTTaccaattgaaattaattaatttttctaaattgtttacaattgCGGATTTGAGCTTAACTTAATAATGTACTTTTATattcgatattataaaaatataatatttaataaattataatgaagttattatttttaaagaaaatagaaaCACTTATATTTTGCTAGCTTTATTACTTAGATTGTAAGTATTAGACTATTTCGGTTCATTATATAGCGGATGGGCAGTAAGGAATATGGAATTAAGTGTGTTGACGAAGGATAAGAACTTTCAAATCGTGATGAGTTAGATTAGGGAATGAGAATTAATTTTGGAGATGAATGACGAGAATATTGAGAAAGAATATTAGTTACGGAATTGATGACGATATAGTTAGAAGTAATATgtcaagtataatttaatctgaataaatagttaaatgtctaataaatgtattaatatttaaaaattaaatttctctaATTGTAGTGGTACAatgagtatttaataaatacattttccttAGATGATTCattgaaatgtaattttagttattgagataaatattaattccttTTTACGAGCTCTTAGTTCTATTTtatgatcatttttattataaattcaatgtgTATGCATAATTAATTGTGATAACATGTTTTGTTGCCATATATTAAcatgcaatttaaataataaatatgtatttattattattattattttcattatttttgatttttaaaatattgttataatactcATTATACGTAATTAATGCATTAAATCAGTacattattggtttttaatattttgaaataaaatattataactaataatatgtactaaataatattatattctgctTATTTCAGGTCTATTTTCATAGTCCATCAGATGTCCCGGACTATTCACATTCTTCcttaaaactttcaaaaaataGTCATAGCTTTGTTCAAATATCAACTTTTTTGTCGTTGACAGATGATGGTTTAAAAAGTTGGACACCTGAAAAACGAGgatgttattatttgaacgAAAAGTGGCTAAAGTACAAcacaatttattcatatataaattgttatgttgAATGTCAGGTGAATTATACTGAGCATTTGTGTGGTTGTGCTCCGATGTTCAGAATaagtatgattatatataatttattaactatacctAATGTCCTAATCAAAAGAGCTTTAATACACTGtgaagtattatacatatactctcatttatatctatattcattttttaagaatactggttacaaattagaataataattatgaagacACAATTATTCAGTTACAgttctgttattattttattttttaacagacAGTTCTTTACCCGTGTGTGGACCAAAATCGAAAGATTGCCTAGCAAATGCAGCAAGTAAATAAAGCATGATTTTGATGTACCTAATTCGAAATTTGAACgagtagttttttaattaataaaatattcatattaaggataatagtccttaaaaatgattttaaaaatatataaaatagatataacgctttattcaatattcaaataaatgatttagttgttttatgaaaataataaatcttaattttattttattagttcatGTACAGAGAGCATACCATACATGCAAATGTCTACCATCTTGTACAGACATTGATTACGAATTATCTTATTCGACGGTACCTAAAAATTTCAGCTACATAAAAGAATCATTTACGTTTTTGGACAACTTAACTGACaggtataagaaaattaatttttttattaattaataattattaaatatttttgtttgcacTGTTTGcagttatatagtatactttgattaatttacaaaataataaataatacaaaaatcattttaaccatgtataatattcatataaaaacacatattataaagttttatcaTAGTAAAACTTGAAACAAACTATGTCATGTGTACAATAATGTGAtctatttaagaatatatataatcattattattcatttgaaaaagtttcaatttttatatattaaagggTGGTTCATTTaaaagtgattttttcaaaaataaaaaaaaaacattataaaattaaattttattagactatctttattatcattaaaaaaaatattatgtttacatttattttttaaatattatatcttttaaatgttGGCCGTAACTGCAATTAATACGGTATATTCTAAATTTCcaattttcaattacactTCCAAGCATTTTGACTGGTTTTTGGCCAatgatgttaaaaaatgttaaacagtTGTTTTCTTTGAATTTAATGGCAGCTCTTAAACTTCTTCGGGTTGCCCTTCATTCCAAATAcggcaattttatttattgtcatgCAAGTTTCTCTAAGATTACGAAAAATATTCCTTATTGAACGGTAATTTTCGTAGTAAAGTTGAATAATTTGTAGATGCTGTGCTGTGCCGGGCTAAGTCTTTCCACgatgaaatgtaaaataacattaaactaaaatatcgtTACAGTTTGATACGACTCACGCTTTATCAGTCAtacattcttatttaaaaatagtacctCTAAATAAATCACcagttattatgaattttattatatgcaatggcatttttaatttattaaaaaatattatctatttttactgttcTACGGTATTTATAGAaagatgttattaaattttgagttatgtaagtagatataatatggtataaatacatactattataataattaaatactaataatacgaTCAATGCAATAATtccgataaaaattatatcaattgatcgtgaaactaaaattaaaatgaatggcTTTAATGGCTATacctaaaaacatataaaatatattaagtgagATATATAGGCTAACACTCTGACTGACTGTCTCCGTTCAGaatagttttttgtatacaatgataataatatatcattgagttaaaatttaacacacctaTATTAGTGACTCACTCGAACTTAAcgcctaatgtacagcagagctgTACCCATTTATACTCAcccttttttgaataaaaacattagtttttaaattcatattcctaagcaaaatatttttttggaatagTTATGTTGGTAAATACAAATCTAATTTCGAACGAGTAGTTGATTAGTTATAGGTACATCTTATAACTGAGAAGTGCACTATAAGAAATTTATACTTGATTATACCTTACTAACCAATCGttcgaaatttgattttaaattatcgaaatacttttatactcaatattctatattgtcaatataaatatacttttgaaaattaactttttcgAAATAATCATGTAGACACTTAAACTTAAATGGACCATCTATTGTATACAATCTGTTATGTAAACTATAACGGcaacacatataataaatatataatatttaacttgaaaatgtaatcattatatagttatgtaatagtatttgtaatataaacaaacagaataaaaaatatattattgtaatgttggaatgtgataatattattatcaatgttatTTCACAACTTTGAAAACCTAAAACTCATAtcattagataaatatattagtcaaTTAacaaacactataatattgtaaattttaataggtgCATAGGGCCGGGAATTTAATGCcttataaaaactaagaaaataccatacaaattaataaagaatataagaataatagatttataaaataacttaaaaatttaacatgttaacacataaatatgaagaattaatgatattatattcatttaatgatGCTTAATTTGGTTTATTTGTATTCAGTGTTGGCGTGTTGATCATAAGAGTTACTCTTATAGGTACTGTTAAAGAGTATTTGATTTCCTCACTATATctaagtattaagtaaatatctatacttataataatatattactgatatattatatatattatactgatagtagactttatatatgtaatttttcatttatatgggaatacacttttaaatttaagtataaaat
The DNA window shown above is from Aphis gossypii isolate Hap1 chromosome 2, ASM2018417v2, whole genome shotgun sequence and carries:
- the LOC114123836 gene encoding pickpocket protein 28-like, yielding MGFKSIHKYIITNTSLRNNFWTDDKYSSLYWISVLIGSGALCVFLSYDIVLKWYDSPVNRFSINEPRHISENPFPAITICHNDPISSNTMNLASVLNWERQNKTDEEWQTLNVVYEMCQWKHNIFKLENINPNIVYKVVKELSTKCEDTIKQIRWKDKIIDHPCEIMQPIFLLTNLCFSFNALPYHDMYRHIPYKLQDTLQTGKKWSNLKSNWNLDDGYRDNNLTSNIPWNMKSTTYWNTVEIILAQKDAFYGCSSKQGFTVYFHSPSDVPDYSHSSLKLSKNSHSFVQISTFLSLTDDGLKSWTPEKRGCYYLNEKWLKYNTIYSYINCYVECQVNYTEHLCGCAPMFRINSSLPVCGPKSKDCLANAAIHVQRAYHTCKCLPSCTDIDYELSYSTVPKNFSYIKESFTFLDNLTDSNSLASIEATVNLEHTWPLRRNAEDTNIGYIGKIAGMTNLCRGVSLISSLEAFYFLFINPFFR